The Primulina eburnea isolate SZY01 chromosome 6, ASM2296580v1, whole genome shotgun sequence genome contains a region encoding:
- the LOC140833806 gene encoding non-functional NADPH-dependent codeinone reductase 2-like isoform X2, with product MDTNPIILPIPEINLNSGTGKIPVLGFGTASDPPVDSETTKRAVLEAIQLGYRHFDTASLYNSEKPLGEAVVEAVNRGLIKSREELFITSKLWCNDAHGQYVLPALMKTLKNLDTGYVDLYLIHWPVSAKPGKMEYPIKEDDFLPMDFASVWTAMEECQRTGLTKSIGVSNFSCRKLQEILDIARIPPAVEVNPCWQQKKLREFCKDWGILVVAYSTLGSVGTFYGTQRVLESEVLKQIAQTKEKTVAQVCLRWAYEQEIGLLVKSFNKERMEQNADILGWSLSSEEVDKISKIPQGKVCLGLDYRSVRGPYKTIEELWDGEI from the exons ATGGATACCAATCCAATCATCTTACCTATCCCAGAAATCAATCTGAATTCAGGCACTGGAAAGATACCTGTTCTTGGATTTGGAACAGCATCTGATCCTCCTGTTGATTCGGAAACAACAAAGAGAGCTGTTTTAGAAGCCATCCAACTTGGTTACAGGCATTTTGACACTGCTTCACTGTATAATTCAGAGAAACCTCTTGGAGAAGCCGTAGTTGAAGCTGTAAACAGGGGCCTGATCAAGTCGCGGGAAGAGCTATTTATCACTTCTAAGCTTTGGTGTAATGATGCTCATGGCCAATATGTTCTCCCAGCACTAATGAAAACCCTCAA AAATCTAGATACGGGTTACGTTGATTTGTATCTGATACATTGGCCTGTGAGTGCTAAGCCTGGAAAAATGGAGTATCCCATTAAAGAAGATGACTTTCTTCCTATGGATTTTGCCTCGGTCTGGACAGCCATGGAAGAGTGCCAAAGAACTGGCCTCACAAAATCTATCGGAGTCAGCAATTTTTCTTGCAGGAAGCTTCAGGAAATCTTGGACATTGCGAGGATTCCACCTGCT GTTGAGGTGAATCCATGTTGGCAACAAAAGAAGCTGAGAGAATTCTGCAAGGACTGGGGAATTCTTGTTGTTGCTTATTCTACTTTAGGATCAGTCGGAACATTTTATGGGACACAAAGAGTTCTGGAATCAGAAGTGCTCAAGCAAATAGCCCAGACCAAAGAGAAGACTGTTGCTCAG GTTTGCTTGAGATGGGCTTATGAGCAAGAAATTGGATTGTTGGTGAAGAGTTTTAACAAAGAGAGAATGGAGCAAAATGCAGACATATTAGGGTGGTCTTTGAGTAGTGAAGAAGTTGATAAGATTAGCAAAATCCCACAAGGCAAAGTATGTCTTGGATTGGATTACAGATCAGTCCGCGGCCCTTACAAGACAATTGAGGAACTTTGGGATGGAGAAATTTGA
- the LOC140833806 gene encoding non-functional NADPH-dependent codeinone reductase 2-like isoform X1: MDTNPIILPIPEINLNSGTGKIPVLGFGTASDPPVDSETTKRAVLEAIQLGYRHFDTASLYNSEKPLGEAVVEAVNRGLIKSREELFITSKLWCNDAHGQYVLPALMKTLKNLDTGYVDLYLIHWPVSAKPGKMEYPIKEDDFLPMDFASVWTAMEECQRTGLTKSIGVSNFSCRKLQEILDIARIPPAVNQVEVNPCWQQKKLREFCKDWGILVVAYSTLGSVGTFYGTQRVLESEVLKQIAQTKEKTVAQVCLRWAYEQEIGLLVKSFNKERMEQNADILGWSLSSEEVDKISKIPQGKVCLGLDYRSVRGPYKTIEELWDGEI; this comes from the exons ATGGATACCAATCCAATCATCTTACCTATCCCAGAAATCAATCTGAATTCAGGCACTGGAAAGATACCTGTTCTTGGATTTGGAACAGCATCTGATCCTCCTGTTGATTCGGAAACAACAAAGAGAGCTGTTTTAGAAGCCATCCAACTTGGTTACAGGCATTTTGACACTGCTTCACTGTATAATTCAGAGAAACCTCTTGGAGAAGCCGTAGTTGAAGCTGTAAACAGGGGCCTGATCAAGTCGCGGGAAGAGCTATTTATCACTTCTAAGCTTTGGTGTAATGATGCTCATGGCCAATATGTTCTCCCAGCACTAATGAAAACCCTCAA AAATCTAGATACGGGTTACGTTGATTTGTATCTGATACATTGGCCTGTGAGTGCTAAGCCTGGAAAAATGGAGTATCCCATTAAAGAAGATGACTTTCTTCCTATGGATTTTGCCTCGGTCTGGACAGCCATGGAAGAGTGCCAAAGAACTGGCCTCACAAAATCTATCGGAGTCAGCAATTTTTCTTGCAGGAAGCTTCAGGAAATCTTGGACATTGCGAGGATTCCACCTGCTGTAAACCAA GTTGAGGTGAATCCATGTTGGCAACAAAAGAAGCTGAGAGAATTCTGCAAGGACTGGGGAATTCTTGTTGTTGCTTATTCTACTTTAGGATCAGTCGGAACATTTTATGGGACACAAAGAGTTCTGGAATCAGAAGTGCTCAAGCAAATAGCCCAGACCAAAGAGAAGACTGTTGCTCAG GTTTGCTTGAGATGGGCTTATGAGCAAGAAATTGGATTGTTGGTGAAGAGTTTTAACAAAGAGAGAATGGAGCAAAATGCAGACATATTAGGGTGGTCTTTGAGTAGTGAAGAAGTTGATAAGATTAGCAAAATCCCACAAGGCAAAGTATGTCTTGGATTGGATTACAGATCAGTCCGCGGCCCTTACAAGACAATTGAGGAACTTTGGGATGGAGAAATTTGA